A DNA window from Halomonas zincidurans B6 contains the following coding sequences:
- a CDS encoding UbiH/UbiF/VisC/COQ6 family ubiquinone biosynthesis hydroxylase, with translation MTDSDAAAARQASSQEKAPPQDREFTEQVIVVGGGLVGATLALLLGEAGIAVRVLESRGRPLDGEAVGKGPPAARVSALTPVSERLLSNLGVWPAIAGRRATPYTGMQVWDGEGSGEIRFHADEVGVATLGHIVENAVVLAALEARLQALPSVRIDYGVRLKALQSPASGRRLILDDGRRLQAPLVIAADGARSQLRELAEIAVRERDTGQAALVTTVRCERPHGGVARQVFRGDGPLAFLPLTVDGDAHYCSIVWSTASDEAARLAALPDEALAGELGEAFEQRLGGVTVTGATARFPLTQRHAAHYVEPGLALIGDAAHNIHPLAGQGVNLGLMDAAVLAEELLAARDRGAGLGDVRILSRYARRRRGDNSLMLALMDGFRLLFGARTPALRLLRNVGLSGADRLVPVKRLMMRQAIGERGRLPARCR, from the coding sequence ATGACAGACAGCGATGCCGCGGCGGCTCGACAAGCCTCGTCGCAAGAAAAAGCCCCGCCGCAGGACAGGGAGTTCACCGAGCAGGTGATCGTCGTCGGTGGCGGGCTGGTCGGCGCCACGCTGGCGCTGCTGCTCGGCGAGGCGGGTATTGCCGTGCGCGTGCTCGAGAGCCGGGGGCGGCCGCTCGATGGCGAGGCGGTGGGCAAGGGCCCGCCGGCGGCGCGGGTCAGCGCGCTGACGCCAGTTAGTGAGCGCTTGCTCAGCAACCTCGGTGTGTGGCCGGCGATCGCCGGGCGGCGCGCCACGCCCTATACCGGCATGCAGGTCTGGGACGGCGAAGGCAGCGGCGAGATCCGCTTTCATGCCGACGAGGTGGGGGTCGCGACGCTGGGGCACATCGTCGAGAACGCGGTGGTGCTTGCCGCGCTGGAGGCGCGCCTGCAGGCGTTGCCCTCGGTGCGCATCGATTACGGCGTGCGGCTTAAGGCCTTGCAGAGCCCGGCCAGCGGACGTCGATTGATACTCGACGACGGCCGCCGGTTGCAGGCGCCGCTGGTTATCGCCGCCGACGGCGCGCGCTCGCAGCTGCGCGAGCTGGCCGAGATCGCCGTGCGCGAACGCGACACCGGTCAGGCGGCGCTGGTGACCACGGTGCGCTGCGAGCGGCCCCACGGCGGCGTCGCCCGTCAGGTCTTCCGCGGCGACGGGCCGCTGGCGTTTTTGCCGCTGACGGTGGATGGCGATGCGCACTACTGCTCGATCGTCTGGTCGACGGCGTCCGACGAGGCCGCGCGTCTCGCCGCGCTGCCCGACGAGGCATTGGCCGGCGAACTGGGCGAGGCGTTCGAGCAGCGCCTGGGCGGCGTGACGGTGACCGGCGCCACGGCGCGCTTTCCGCTGACCCAGCGTCACGCCGCGCATTACGTCGAGCCGGGGCTGGCGCTGATCGGCGATGCCGCCCACAACATTCATCCGCTGGCCGGCCAGGGCGTCAACCTGGGACTGATGGACGCCGCGGTACTCGCCGAGGAGCTGCTCGCGGCGCGCGACCGCGGTGCCGGCCTCGGCGACGTGCGCATCCTGTCGCGCTACGCACGGCGACGGCGCGGCGACAATAGCCTGATGCTGGCATTGATGGATGGTTTCAGGTTGCTGTTCGGCGCCCGAACTCCGGCGCTGCGGCTGCTGCGCAACGTCGGGTTGAGCGGAGCCGACCGGCTGGTGCCGGTCAAGCGGCTGATGATGCGCCAGGCGATCGGCGAGCGCGGGCGGCTGCCGGCGCGCTGTCGCTAG
- the ubiH gene encoding 2-octaprenyl-6-methoxyphenyl hydroxylase, translating to MGVTPVDIAIVGGGLVGASLGCALAPLIERHGLRVTVIEAAPLAVPSRADLADYQPSFDVRASAIALGSRWHFETLGVWPDLAGEATAIETIHVSERGRLGATRLTARELGMHALGYVMPNAWMGRVLHARLGEQAIDWQCPARVESIAPQAGGHRLALSNGEILEAGLTVLADGGRSGLKERLGIISRTTPYEQSALIATLEVSRPHRGVAFERFAPDGPLALLPLKGNRMELIWTHQQGREQAILALDDAAFLARLQAAFGERVGRFRRVGARHVYPLSLVTAKETARPGLAVLGNAAHSLHPVAGQGFNLALRGVMDLVAALEAGLTTGQGPGDMRVMQDFEARRERDSHTVIRFSDGLIRLFGLDHPLLSHARAAGLVGLNLAGPLRRTLARRAMGIER from the coding sequence ATGGGCGTAACCCCGGTAGATATCGCCATCGTCGGCGGCGGCCTGGTCGGCGCGAGCCTGGGCTGCGCGCTGGCGCCGCTGATCGAACGCCACGGGCTGCGGGTGACGGTGATCGAGGCGGCGCCGCTGGCGGTGCCTTCCAGGGCGGACCTGGCGGACTATCAGCCGAGCTTCGACGTGCGCGCCAGCGCCATCGCGCTGGGCTCGCGCTGGCACTTCGAGACGCTGGGGGTGTGGCCGGACCTGGCCGGTGAGGCCACGGCCATCGAGACCATTCACGTCAGCGAGCGCGGCCGGCTTGGCGCGACCCGGCTGACGGCCCGGGAGTTGGGCATGCACGCGCTGGGGTACGTAATGCCCAATGCCTGGATGGGCCGCGTGCTGCATGCGCGGCTGGGCGAGCAGGCGATCGACTGGCAGTGCCCCGCGCGGGTCGAGTCGATCGCCCCGCAGGCCGGCGGCCATCGCCTGGCGCTGTCCAACGGCGAAATCCTTGAAGCCGGGCTGACCGTACTCGCCGATGGCGGGCGTTCGGGGCTCAAGGAACGCCTGGGGATCATTAGCCGGACGACCCCCTACGAGCAGAGCGCGCTGATCGCCACCCTCGAGGTCAGCCGCCCGCATCGCGGCGTGGCCTTCGAGCGCTTCGCGCCGGATGGCCCGCTGGCGCTGCTGCCGCTCAAGGGCAACCGCATGGAATTGATCTGGACCCACCAGCAGGGTCGCGAACAGGCGATCCTGGCGCTCGACGACGCGGCCTTCCTGGCGCGCCTGCAGGCGGCGTTCGGCGAGCGGGTGGGGCGCTTCCGGCGGGTCGGCGCCCGTCACGTCTACCCGCTGTCGCTGGTGACCGCGAAGGAAACGGCGCGTCCGGGGCTGGCGGTGCTGGGCAACGCCGCGCACTCGCTGCACCCGGTCGCCGGCCAGGGCTTCAACCTGGCGCTGCGCGGAGTGATGGACCTGGTGGCGGCGCTCGAGGCGGGGCTGACGACCGGCCAGGGGCCGGGCGACATGCGCGTCATGCAGGATTTCGAGGCGCGCCGCGAACGCGATAGCCACACCGTGATCCGTTTCAGCGATGGGCTGATCCGGCTGTTCGGCCTCGACCATCCCCTCCTTTCCCACGCCCGTGCGGCGGGGTTGGTGGGGCTCAATCTGGCCGGGCCGCTGCGCCGGACATTGGCCAGGCGGGCGATGGGCATCGAACGCTAG
- the pepP gene encoding Xaa-Pro aminopeptidase — MAPDTLHYSSSPRSSSPRPAAIGLDEYRQRRQALMAGLPGSSAVLLPAATLVTRSNDSEYTFRQNSDFHYLCGFPEPDALLLLLPDREDGEAVLFCLDKDPALEAWTGIRVGAEAAVERYGVDQAFANSERDERLAALLDGRRHLYLPLGDDGAMALAEEVRQQLLARARRGARAPEALVDVAALIHEQRLIKSDAELELMRHAARISARAHVRAMRSARPGLGEYQLQAELEHEFQWHGARAPAYSTIVGGGANACVLHYIENAATLAAGELVLIDAGAEFALYAGDITRTFPVNGRFSATQRSVYDIVLAAQTRAVEAVRPGATLGEIHRGVVRDLTRGLIELGLLQGSVEDELDARIDDESYKRFYLHSTSHWLGLDVHDVGGQRRDGEPRQLEPGMVLTVEPGLYIPADDDIPAALRGIGIRIEDDVVVTATGHEVLTADAPKRVEDIEALMVKN; from the coding sequence ATGGCACCCGACACACTACACTATTCATCATCGCCCCGGTCATCATCGCCCCGCCCTGCGGCCATCGGCCTCGACGAATACCGCCAGCGGCGCCAGGCGCTGATGGCCGGGTTGCCGGGCTCGAGCGCGGTGCTGTTGCCGGCAGCAACGTTGGTCACGCGCAGCAACGACAGCGAATACACTTTCCGCCAGAACAGCGATTTCCATTACCTGTGCGGTTTTCCCGAGCCCGATGCGCTGCTGCTGCTGCTGCCCGATCGCGAGGACGGCGAAGCGGTCCTGTTCTGTCTCGACAAGGACCCCGCTCTGGAAGCCTGGACCGGTATCCGGGTCGGCGCCGAGGCGGCGGTCGAGCGCTACGGCGTCGACCAGGCCTTCGCCAACAGCGAGCGCGACGAGCGCCTGGCGGCGCTGCTCGATGGCCGACGGCATCTTTACCTGCCGCTCGGCGACGACGGCGCGATGGCGCTCGCCGAGGAGGTGCGCCAACAGTTGCTGGCCCGCGCGCGGCGGGGCGCCCGCGCGCCCGAAGCGCTGGTCGACGTCGCAGCGCTGATTCACGAGCAGCGTCTGATCAAGAGCGACGCCGAGCTCGAGCTCATGCGCCACGCCGCACGGATCTCCGCCCGGGCGCATGTGCGCGCAATGCGCAGCGCCCGTCCCGGACTCGGCGAGTATCAGTTGCAGGCCGAGCTCGAGCACGAGTTCCAGTGGCACGGCGCTCGCGCCCCGGCTTACAGCACCATCGTCGGCGGCGGCGCCAACGCCTGCGTGCTGCATTACATCGAGAACGCCGCGACCCTCGCCGCCGGCGAGCTGGTACTGATCGACGCCGGCGCCGAATTCGCGCTGTATGCCGGCGACATCACCCGTACCTTCCCGGTCAACGGCCGCTTCAGCGCCACCCAGCGCAGCGTCTACGACATCGTGCTCGCCGCGCAGACGCGTGCCGTCGAGGCCGTACGCCCCGGGGCGACGCTCGGCGAGATCCATCGCGGCGTGGTCCGCGACCTGACCCGCGGGCTGATCGAGCTGGGTCTGCTGCAGGGCAGCGTTGAAGACGAGCTAGACGCGCGCATCGACGACGAAAGCTATAAGCGCTTCTACCTGCATTCGACCTCCCACTGGTTGGGGCTCGACGTGCACGACGTCGGCGGCCAGCGCCGCGATGGCGAGCCGCGCCAGCTCGAGCCGGGGATGGTATTGACCGTCGAGCCCGGGCTGTACATTCCGGCCGACGACGACATTCCGGCCGCCTTGCGCGGCATCGGCATCCGCATCGAGGACGACGTGGTGGTCACCGCCACTGGCCATGAGGTACTGACGGCGGATGCGCCCAAGCGGGTCGAGGATATCGAAGCCCTGATGGTCAAGAATTGA